A single region of the Bdellovibrio sp. GT3 genome encodes:
- a CDS encoding YceD family protein, translated as MKLTINLAEIPEEGRTYLWDTQSGEANAVLADLIGKNTYSAEFTIRPLNSKDFEMSGVISTKIPDQCSRCGTDIQFPITEKYREILIPKQDQPRNSKYSKVNHISDLSGDETDFCEYEGQNFDMAEYLHEVIALATPYNPVCPKQDNPNCSIYTNPEPEQGFIYNEEMPAEKPESPFAALKNLKLN; from the coding sequence ATGAAATTAACCATCAATCTTGCTGAAATTCCTGAAGAAGGCCGCACCTATTTGTGGGATACACAATCTGGCGAGGCCAACGCTGTATTAGCCGATTTAATTGGCAAAAACACCTATTCAGCTGAGTTTACGATTCGCCCTTTAAACTCCAAAGACTTTGAAATGTCTGGAGTAATCAGCACGAAGATCCCAGATCAATGTTCTCGCTGCGGCACTGATATTCAGTTCCCAATTACCGAAAAATACCGTGAAATCCTGATCCCTAAGCAAGATCAGCCGCGCAATTCCAAATATTCGAAAGTAAATCACATCAGCGATCTTTCCGGTGATGAGACTGATTTCTGCGAATATGAAGGGCAAAATTTCGATATGGCGGAATATTTACACGAGGTTATTGCGCTAGCGACCCCGTATAATCCCGTATGTCCTAAACAAGATAACCCGAACTGCTCAATTTACACAAATCCTGAGCCAGAACAGGGTTTTATCTATAACGAGGAAATGCCGGCCGAGAAGCCAGAAAGTCCTTTTGCAGCTTTAAAGAACTTAAAGCTTAATTAA
- a CDS encoding ABC transporter permease — MKRFIPALGFFLLVTSVLQILVKQNIIAESLVPAPETVVKTLIELKSDYVTSFSQTLWNTLMGWFLSILFGTILAVVFSLSDLLKRAVLPFAVFFQTVPIIAVAPLLVIYFGFGAPTVIASSFIVSIFPIIANTLMGLESVQANQLDLFKIYHANAWQILWKLKLPAAYSYIYSGLKISAGLSIIGAIAGEFVAGGGLGSMIDSARTQQRVDIVFGALILLSVMGLLIIGALTLAHRLIQKRRPYFTGDL, encoded by the coding sequence ATGAAGCGCTTCATCCCAGCCCTTGGATTTTTTCTTTTAGTTACCAGTGTTTTACAGATTTTGGTGAAGCAAAATATTATTGCAGAATCCTTGGTTCCAGCACCGGAAACTGTCGTAAAAACTTTGATTGAGTTGAAATCTGATTATGTTACATCGTTTTCGCAAACTCTTTGGAACACCCTTATGGGTTGGTTCTTAAGTATTTTGTTTGGAACGATCCTGGCTGTGGTCTTTTCTTTATCCGACCTTTTAAAGCGCGCTGTTTTGCCATTTGCGGTGTTTTTTCAAACAGTCCCTATCATTGCAGTGGCTCCATTACTGGTGATCTATTTCGGCTTTGGTGCGCCCACAGTGATTGCTTCAAGTTTCATTGTTTCGATTTTTCCGATCATCGCAAACACCTTGATGGGTCTTGAAAGCGTTCAGGCAAATCAACTGGACCTGTTTAAGATTTATCACGCGAATGCCTGGCAGATTTTGTGGAAACTGAAACTCCCCGCTGCGTATTCCTATATCTATTCCGGCCTGAAAATATCAGCCGGTTTGTCGATCATTGGCGCCATTGCCGGGGAGTTTGTGGCTGGTGGCGGATTGGGCTCCATGATTGACTCTGCCCGCACACAACAGCGGGTTGATATCGTGTTTGGTGCCTTGATTTTACTTTCTGTGATGGGTCTTTTGATAATCGGAGCCCTGACATTGGCTCATCGCCTGATTCAAAAACGCCGTCCTTATTTTACGGGAGACTTATGA
- a CDS encoding 2OG-Fe(II) oxygenase family protein yields MIKTLFPTFVYYSPLQEAAKTKVLNKDLKMESLKIAEIDEEGQAWSKKNYKGGFTSYGSMAQLHQFSSTFNDLEKQIDKHVRKFVKHLEMDINPKELRMSSCWVNIMPSDVIHTMHLHPLSVISGTYYLQTPKNCSAIKFEDPRMDSFMASPPRKHNAKVHNQRYHSIEPQEGHVVLFESWLRHEVPANSSDKERISISFNYDWV; encoded by the coding sequence ATGATCAAAACCCTCTTTCCAACATTCGTTTATTATAGCCCTCTTCAGGAGGCGGCAAAAACCAAGGTTCTAAACAAGGATCTGAAAATGGAATCACTTAAAATTGCCGAAATCGATGAGGAGGGGCAGGCTTGGTCCAAGAAGAACTATAAGGGTGGTTTTACTTCCTATGGCTCCATGGCCCAACTTCATCAGTTTTCCAGCACCTTTAACGATTTGGAAAAACAGATCGATAAACACGTGCGCAAATTCGTAAAGCACCTGGAAATGGACATCAATCCCAAAGAACTTCGCATGAGCTCTTGTTGGGTGAACATCATGCCATCCGATGTGATTCACACCATGCATCTGCACCCGCTTTCAGTTATTAGCGGGACTTACTATTTGCAAACACCCAAGAATTGCTCGGCCATCAAATTTGAAGATCCGCGCATGGATTCATTCATGGCTTCGCCACCACGCAAACACAATGCAAAGGTGCACAATCAGCGCTACCACTCCATTGAACCGCAAGAAGGCCATGTTGTGTTGTTTGAAAGCTGGCTGCGTCACGAAGTCCCAGCAAACAGTTCTGATAAAGAGCGTATCAGCATCAGCTTTAACTACGACTGGGTTTAA
- a CDS encoding outer membrane protein assembly factor BamB family protein, with product MKFLYLGALALFMMGCTTLDQSVEKTVDQWRALNSSKRTFEVKTAWVRQTTYKDNLGFRKINRMTPIMAGDLIIQGNGMDSLSAYGRGDGQLKWKLPIKNGVEPSATLIRDRLFVGASDGNFYSVEASTGRVQWTFPTKSENLSEPLLDEGTVYFLAGNNVLYALDAATGKQVWLYSRQDTSVFSIRGGSKPAIRNGTLYIGFSDGSLVAFNAKTGAVSWELQLNRNKRFRDIDASPILDGEQIYIAGYDDKLYAVSAAKGEVLWRVDQGGYSSVTVAADRIYYPTTTGEVLALNKATGQTIWSFKVKDGIATQVKLFKGILTFGESQGHLQFLDAGTGQPLGSMEPGRGILAAPQVDEKSNRVYFISGEANLYAIDAQWVRSNY from the coding sequence ATGAAGTTTTTGTATCTGGGGGCTTTGGCTCTTTTTATGATGGGTTGTACGACACTGGATCAGTCAGTTGAGAAGACTGTTGATCAATGGCGCGCCCTTAACAGCAGCAAAAGAACCTTCGAGGTCAAAACCGCATGGGTTCGCCAAACTACTTATAAAGACAACCTGGGGTTCAGAAAAATCAACCGCATGACACCGATCATGGCGGGCGATCTGATTATCCAGGGGAACGGTATGGACTCCCTTTCAGCTTATGGTCGTGGTGACGGTCAGTTGAAATGGAAGCTGCCGATCAAAAATGGCGTTGAGCCCAGCGCCACTTTGATTCGTGATCGTCTGTTTGTGGGTGCCAGCGATGGTAACTTTTATTCCGTAGAGGCCTCTACCGGCCGCGTTCAATGGACTTTCCCAACGAAATCAGAAAACCTTTCAGAGCCATTGCTTGATGAAGGCACTGTGTATTTCCTGGCTGGTAACAATGTGCTTTACGCATTGGATGCCGCTACAGGGAAGCAGGTCTGGTTGTACTCCCGTCAGGACACTTCGGTGTTCTCGATTCGTGGAGGCAGTAAGCCGGCAATTCGCAATGGAACTTTGTACATTGGATTCTCGGACGGATCCCTGGTGGCGTTTAACGCAAAAACAGGAGCTGTTTCCTGGGAACTTCAATTGAATCGCAACAAACGCTTCCGTGATATCGATGCCAGCCCAATTTTGGATGGCGAGCAGATTTATATCGCTGGTTACGATGACAAACTTTACGCTGTTTCAGCGGCCAAAGGTGAGGTTCTGTGGAGAGTGGATCAGGGTGGGTATAGCTCTGTGACAGTTGCTGCAGATCGCATTTATTATCCAACCACCACGGGCGAAGTACTGGCTCTAAACAAAGCAACAGGTCAAACGATCTGGAGCTTTAAGGTTAAGGACGGAATCGCAACGCAAGTGAAACTATTCAAAGGCATTTTGACCTTTGGTGAGTCGCAAGGACATTTGCAATTCCTGGATGCAGGAACTGGACAACCATTGGGTTCCATGGAGCCTGGTCGCGGAATTCTGGCGGCACCTCAGGTGGATGAAAAATCAAACCGTGTGTATTTTATCTCTGGAGAAGCCAATCTTTACGCGATTGATGCACAATGGGTTCGCAGTAACTACTAG
- the rpmF gene encoding 50S ribosomal protein L32, protein MPTPKKKTSRSKRDMRRSHDGLSAPAVALNKKTGELVRPHRATKGADGALYYKGKQISAAK, encoded by the coding sequence ATGCCAACTCCTAAGAAAAAAACATCCCGTTCTAAACGCGATATGCGCCGTTCTCATGACGGTTTGTCTGCTCCAGCAGTAGCTTTGAACAAAAAAACTGGCGAACTAGTTCGTCCACACCGCGCAACTAAAGGTGCTGACGGCGCTTTGTACTACAAAGGCAAACAAATCAGCGCAGCTAAGTAA
- a CDS encoding ABC transporter substrate-binding protein — translation MKSLLILALTLGSSVAVAVEAKNTKPTPVTIALNWKAEPEFGGFYEASIGGIYAKHGIDAKVQEGGSGTPTVQMLANGKVDFAIVSADEVVISQDRNPKNKVIALFAVYQTAPYIIMTHAERGFKNLRDVYLSEGTLSVQAGLPYHQYLLQKFGKPKVQVVPYLGGVSNFLNDKKFSQQGFITIEPLAAQKGGAKVQSFLISDEGFNPYVVVLAAREETLKKNPELVKNVVEATRQGWQGYLKDPTKTNEHMAKLNKSLDLATFNEGAQIQKPLIEAKGQELGKMSIERWETLIKQLKELKQIKSSPNAQDLFRP, via the coding sequence ATGAAATCACTTTTGATCCTGGCTTTGACACTTGGAAGTTCTGTTGCTGTTGCGGTAGAAGCAAAAAACACCAAACCCACTCCTGTGACCATTGCTTTAAACTGGAAGGCCGAGCCCGAGTTCGGTGGCTTTTATGAAGCTTCCATTGGCGGCATTTATGCAAAACATGGCATCGATGCGAAAGTTCAAGAGGGCGGTTCTGGCACTCCCACAGTGCAAATGCTGGCGAATGGCAAAGTGGATTTCGCGATCGTCAGTGCTGATGAAGTTGTGATTTCCCAGGACCGTAATCCAAAAAACAAAGTCATCGCTTTGTTCGCGGTCTACCAGACAGCTCCCTACATCATCATGACCCATGCGGAGCGCGGCTTTAAAAACTTGCGGGATGTTTATCTGAGTGAAGGCACTCTTTCAGTTCAGGCCGGACTTCCCTATCATCAGTATTTGCTGCAGAAATTTGGGAAACCCAAAGTGCAGGTGGTGCCCTATCTTGGTGGTGTTTCAAATTTCCTGAATGACAAGAAGTTCTCACAACAAGGTTTCATCACTATTGAGCCGTTGGCAGCACAAAAAGGCGGCGCCAAGGTTCAGAGCTTCTTGATTTCGGATGAAGGCTTCAACCCCTATGTGGTTGTACTTGCCGCCCGCGAAGAGACATTAAAGAAAAACCCGGAGCTGGTAAAAAACGTGGTCGAAGCCACACGCCAAGGCTGGCAGGGATATCTTAAGGATCCCACGAAGACCAATGAGCACATGGCAAAATTGAACAAATCTCTGGATCTGGCGACTTTTAATGAGGGAGCTCAGATTCAAAAGCCCCTGATCGAAGCCAAAGGCCAGGAATTGGGGAAAATGAGTATTGAACGCTGGGAAACCCTGATAAAACAACTAAAAGAGCTAAAACAGATCAAGTCGTCCCCGAACGCTCAGGATCTGTTCAGACCCTAA
- a CDS encoding ABC transporter ATP-binding protein, producing the protein MSDLSGIQIKNLKKDFGTKTVLKDFSLQIPEGSFTSLVGPSGCGKSTVLRLIAGLESATAGELKNSQKNHFGFVFQDANLLPWKTVLENVLLPFEISPELKGTSKNEIKSRALDALNKVNLQDSADLFPHQLSGGMKMRVSIARALVTKPKLLLMDEPFAALDEFTRYQMQLQMRDLWQSEGLTVLFVTHSLSEAVFISERVVLMAKSGGGIVLDQNLTLPKERQEELRTSPEFNRIIKELSEGLKR; encoded by the coding sequence ATGTCGGACCTTTCAGGTATTCAGATTAAAAATCTTAAGAAAGACTTTGGAACAAAAACAGTTCTAAAGGATTTTTCCCTGCAGATTCCTGAAGGTTCATTTACATCTTTAGTCGGGCCCTCGGGCTGTGGAAAATCCACGGTTTTAAGATTGATCGCCGGATTGGAAAGCGCCACAGCGGGAGAACTTAAAAACTCCCAGAAGAATCATTTCGGCTTTGTATTTCAAGATGCAAATTTACTGCCTTGGAAAACAGTTTTGGAAAATGTGCTGTTGCCCTTTGAAATCAGTCCAGAACTTAAAGGAACTTCCAAAAATGAAATCAAATCCAGAGCTTTGGACGCTCTTAATAAAGTAAACCTGCAAGACAGCGCGGACCTGTTTCCCCACCAACTTTCAGGCGGCATGAAGATGCGTGTCTCCATTGCCCGTGCCCTGGTAACAAAGCCAAAACTGCTGCTAATGGATGAACCATTCGCTGCCTTGGATGAATTCACGCGCTATCAAATGCAATTACAAATGCGTGATCTGTGGCAAAGTGAAGGTCTGACTGTTTTATTTGTGACTCACTCATTATCAGAAGCGGTCTTTATTTCTGAACGTGTGGTTTTGATGGCTAAATCCGGCGGAGGCATTGTTTTGGATCAAAATCTGACCTTACCCAAAGAACGCCAGGAAGAACTTAGAACATCACCGGAATTCAACCGCATCATCAAAGAACTTTCAGAAGGGTTAAAACGATGA
- a CDS encoding Glu/Leu/Phe/Val family dehydrogenase — MGTFEVISKHGDHEQVVFCNDPAVGLKAIIAIHNTALGPALGGTRMWNYKNEDEALVDVLRLSKGMTYKAAASGLNLGGGKAVIIGDAKTQKSEGLFRAFGQFVNSLNGKYITAEDVGTSVQDMEHIYMETPWVTGIPKDFGGSGDPSPYTAHGVLMGIKASAKEKFGTDSLKGMRIAVQGLGNVGSNLVKYLKEEGAETIVADIDMARTKKIAETYGSKAVSSDEILFAECDILAPCALGAIVNDQSITKFKTKVIAGGANNVLAEARHGDQLKELGILYAPDYVINAGGLMNVFVELEGYSPERAFEKTKRVYDNILKVYEIAKRDNIGTHTAADRMAEERIKTIGRLKQRHPGKSSRSFTTLKEVYNR, encoded by the coding sequence ATGGGAACGTTTGAGGTAATCTCTAAACATGGTGATCACGAGCAAGTTGTATTCTGTAACGATCCTGCTGTTGGTCTAAAAGCAATCATCGCAATTCATAACACAGCATTGGGTCCTGCTTTGGGCGGTACTCGTATGTGGAACTATAAAAACGAAGATGAAGCGTTGGTTGACGTTCTACGTCTTTCCAAAGGTATGACTTATAAGGCTGCAGCATCCGGTTTGAACTTGGGTGGCGGTAAAGCTGTTATCATTGGTGATGCTAAAACTCAAAAATCTGAAGGTCTTTTCCGTGCTTTCGGTCAATTCGTGAACTCTTTGAATGGTAAATACATCACGGCTGAAGACGTGGGTACTTCTGTTCAAGACATGGAACACATCTACATGGAGACTCCATGGGTGACTGGTATTCCTAAGGACTTCGGTGGTTCTGGCGATCCATCTCCATACACTGCACACGGTGTTTTGATGGGTATCAAAGCTTCTGCAAAAGAAAAATTCGGTACAGATTCTTTGAAGGGTATGCGCATTGCGGTTCAAGGTCTTGGAAACGTAGGCTCCAACCTTGTGAAGTACCTAAAAGAAGAAGGCGCTGAAACTATCGTTGCGGACATCGATATGGCACGCACGAAAAAAATCGCTGAAACTTATGGATCCAAAGCCGTTAGCTCTGACGAAATTCTTTTCGCAGAATGCGACATCTTGGCTCCATGTGCATTGGGTGCGATCGTTAACGATCAATCCATCACGAAGTTTAAAACTAAAGTTATCGCTGGTGGCGCTAATAACGTGTTGGCAGAAGCTCGTCACGGTGACCAATTGAAAGAATTGGGCATCTTGTATGCTCCAGATTACGTTATTAATGCTGGTGGCTTGATGAACGTATTTGTTGAGCTTGAGGGTTACTCCCCAGAGCGTGCGTTTGAAAAAACAAAACGCGTGTACGATAACATCCTTAAAGTTTACGAAATCGCAAAACGTGACAATATCGGTACGCACACTGCTGCAGACCGTATGGCTGAAGAGCGTATCAAAACAATTGGTCGCTTGAAACAACGTCACCCAGGTAAATCTTCTCGTTCATTCACAACTTTGAAAGAAGTTTACAATAGATAG
- the argS gene encoding arginine--tRNA ligase, with amino-acid sequence MIKHDSIRLLATEKIAAAIQKMGHDLSADEIYKALVEPPNSELGDLAYGCFILAKSLKKGPPQISGELAANMELDSNLIKAQAAGPYLNLTFAPQAFGEKVLNPILTGEHFKKALVEKAPKTMIEYSQPNTHKELHVGHMRNLCLGDSIVRMLRYAGREIVSATFPGDMGTHVAKCLWYMKKHNQEPVPATGKGEWLGSMYSKANLLLEDQNGTPQEDLNRQELTAILKQLEAESGPYYDLWKETREWSIELMKSVYKWADVTFDEWYFESEMDAPSAAWVKELYAEGKLEKSEGAIGMNLEAEKLGFCMLLKSDGTGLYATKDLLLARHKFQDVHIEKSVYIVDMRQALHFKQVFRVLEVLGFEQAKNCFHLQYNYVELPDGAMSSRKGNIVPLNDLVRNMEEHVKTQYLARYKDEWSQEDVNLIAAQVAKGAIFYGMLRMDTNKKIVFDMNEWLKLDGESGPFIQYSHARIQSLLRKFPRTQKSVNWALLTHPAEKQMMQALSGFNTAVAQAAENYKPAAICTYLYETAKKFNVFYHECPIGTEKEESVREARLALSSAVGATLKQGMAVLGMPAPEKM; translated from the coding sequence ATGATTAAACACGATTCAATCCGCCTTTTAGCCACTGAAAAAATCGCAGCCGCGATTCAAAAGATGGGTCACGACCTTTCTGCAGATGAGATCTATAAAGCCCTGGTTGAGCCACCAAATTCCGAATTGGGTGATTTGGCATACGGTTGTTTCATTTTGGCGAAATCTTTGAAAAAAGGACCTCCGCAAATTTCTGGGGAATTGGCTGCGAATATGGAACTTGATTCCAACCTGATCAAAGCTCAGGCGGCTGGACCCTATTTGAATCTGACTTTTGCTCCGCAAGCTTTCGGTGAAAAAGTTTTGAATCCTATTTTGACAGGCGAGCATTTCAAAAAAGCCCTGGTCGAAAAAGCACCGAAAACAATGATCGAATACTCTCAGCCAAATACGCATAAAGAACTTCACGTGGGTCACATGCGTAACTTGTGCTTGGGTGACTCTATCGTTCGTATGTTGAGATATGCCGGTCGCGAGATCGTATCTGCCACTTTCCCAGGCGACATGGGAACTCACGTGGCGAAATGTCTTTGGTACATGAAAAAGCACAACCAAGAACCTGTTCCTGCAACTGGAAAAGGTGAATGGCTGGGCAGCATGTATTCAAAAGCCAATCTGCTTTTGGAAGATCAAAACGGCACGCCTCAAGAAGATTTGAATCGTCAGGAGCTAACAGCGATCCTTAAGCAATTGGAAGCTGAAAGCGGTCCTTATTATGATCTTTGGAAAGAAACTCGCGAGTGGTCTATCGAGTTGATGAAGTCTGTCTATAAGTGGGCAGATGTGACTTTCGACGAGTGGTATTTTGAATCCGAAATGGATGCTCCGTCGGCTGCATGGGTTAAAGAGCTTTATGCTGAAGGCAAACTTGAAAAATCCGAAGGCGCGATCGGTATGAATCTGGAAGCCGAGAAATTGGGCTTCTGCATGCTTTTGAAATCCGATGGCACAGGACTTTACGCCACTAAAGATCTATTGTTGGCTCGCCATAAATTCCAGGACGTGCATATCGAAAAATCGGTATACATCGTTGATATGCGCCAGGCTTTGCATTTCAAACAAGTCTTCCGTGTTCTTGAAGTCCTGGGTTTTGAACAAGCTAAGAATTGCTTCCATCTTCAATACAACTATGTGGAACTTCCAGATGGTGCGATGAGCTCGCGCAAGGGCAACATCGTGCCGTTGAATGATCTGGTTCGCAACATGGAAGAGCACGTTAAAACTCAATACTTGGCTCGTTATAAAGATGAGTGGTCTCAGGAGGATGTGAACTTGATCGCTGCGCAAGTGGCGAAAGGTGCGATCTTCTATGGAATGCTTCGTATGGATACGAACAAGAAGATCGTCTTTGATATGAACGAGTGGCTGAAGCTTGATGGTGAGTCTGGTCCTTTTATTCAGTACTCTCATGCACGTATTCAAAGCTTATTGCGCAAATTCCCGCGTACGCAAAAATCTGTGAACTGGGCGTTGCTGACTCATCCAGCAGAAAAACAAATGATGCAGGCTTTGTCTGGATTTAATACTGCTGTGGCGCAAGCTGCTGAGAACTACAAACCAGCCGCGATCTGCACTTATTTGTATGAGACAGCGAAAAAATTTAATGTCTTCTATCATGAGTGCCCGATTGGAACAGAAAAAGAAGAATCTGTTCGTGAAGCTCGTCTGGCATTGAGCTCCGCTGTGGGTGCGACTTTGAAGCAAGGTATGGCAGTTCTTGGAATGCCGGCGCCGGAGAAAATGTAA
- a CDS encoding tetratricopeptide repeat protein, whose protein sequence is MSTKFTKEELKSPDQVTKTLREGFVWTTTHSKIVITAVFAFIVIGGGMALMNYLSHKKDAETQGKYFALEKAYTEKKRGFDEALRAEVTAAAAKDKKNAPVVDPSKKPTGDIQKDYGTVITGFEALLNESPKTTAGQMAALNLSDIYVSYKMYDEAMASLNKVEAGLNKSDLTSGLVWMQMGNILADKGDCKGAVSKWDAIVASKSFSYAHNEAKLRQGLCYESMNDTAKAEQLYTEVAKNTDAQNADAAATREAAKYLRLLKAKQNL, encoded by the coding sequence TTGAGCACTAAGTTTACTAAAGAAGAGTTGAAAAGCCCTGACCAAGTTACAAAAACGTTGAGAGAAGGTTTTGTGTGGACCACAACTCACTCCAAAATCGTTATCACGGCGGTTTTTGCTTTCATCGTTATCGGTGGTGGTATGGCTTTGATGAACTACCTTTCTCATAAAAAGGACGCTGAGACTCAAGGTAAATACTTTGCTTTGGAAAAGGCTTACACCGAGAAAAAGCGTGGCTTTGACGAGGCTTTGCGCGCAGAAGTGACTGCGGCAGCGGCTAAAGACAAAAAGAATGCTCCCGTCGTGGATCCAAGCAAAAAGCCAACTGGCGACATTCAAAAAGATTACGGCACAGTGATCACTGGCTTTGAAGCTCTTTTGAATGAGTCTCCAAAAACAACTGCTGGTCAAATGGCGGCTTTGAATTTGAGCGACATCTATGTGTCTTATAAAATGTACGACGAAGCGATGGCTTCCTTGAACAAAGTGGAAGCGGGTTTGAACAAATCGGACCTGACTTCTGGTCTGGTATGGATGCAGATGGGCAATATCCTGGCGGATAAAGGTGACTGCAAAGGTGCAGTTTCCAAATGGGATGCAATCGTGGCTTCCAAATCTTTCTCATACGCTCATAACGAAGCAAAATTGCGCCAGGGTCTTTGTTATGAATCCATGAATGATACTGCGAAAGCTGAGCAATTGTACACTGAAGTTGCAAAAAACACGGATGCACAAAATGCAGATGCAGCGGCTACACGTGAAGCTGCCAAATACCTTCGTCTATTGAAGGCAAAACAGAATCTTTAG
- a CDS encoding tyrosine-type recombinase/integrase has protein sequence MSTASRYQLNKNKYLLEPEVDRLRKILTDFELKDPRNCLMFWVALKTGARAQEVLNIQRSDLNPYDESIFIRGLKNSNDREIPIHSDIFARLHRFAEQQAKEQTGNLVFPISYPRLYQIWEMYRPVPKKFHSLRHTFAIELYRKTKDLRLVQVALGHRNIANTMVYADYVYSQTELRKLIL, from the coding sequence ATGTCCACGGCATCCCGGTATCAGCTTAATAAGAACAAATATCTCCTCGAACCCGAGGTTGACCGTTTGCGAAAAATCCTCACAGATTTTGAACTCAAAGATCCGCGCAATTGTTTGATGTTTTGGGTGGCTTTAAAGACTGGAGCCCGAGCCCAAGAGGTCCTTAACATTCAAAGGTCGGATCTTAATCCCTACGATGAAAGCATCTTTATCCGGGGTTTAAAGAACTCAAATGACCGGGAAATTCCTATTCACTCAGATATCTTTGCCCGACTTCATCGCTTTGCAGAACAGCAGGCCAAAGAACAAACAGGCAACCTGGTTTTTCCGATCAGCTATCCCCGACTTTATCAAATCTGGGAGATGTATCGCCCCGTCCCTAAGAAATTCCATTCTTTAAGGCATACTTTTGCGATTGAACTCTACCGAAAAACCAAGGATTTGCGCCTAGTGCAGGTCGCTTTGGGGCACAGAAATATCGCCAATACGATGGTTTATGCCGACTACGTTTACTCTCAAACTGAGCTGCGCAAGCTCATTCTATAG